AGCCCGAAGGTGGGATGCTGGATGACCTGATCCGGCTTGTAGGTGTCCTTGGGGCTGTAGCGGGGGGCGTTGGCGATGTCCTTGCCCGCCAGCTGCTCCTCGAAGGAGATGATGATCTTCTCCTCGGCCGTGGCCCGGGCCCGGGACGTCTTGGTGCCGCTGGTGGAGCCGCCGCTGGCGCGGGCCGCGGGGCTCGGCTTGTCGGTGGTGCCCGGTGCCGAGCGGAAGGCGTGGTCTCCGTTGCAGGTGTTGCACCGGACTCGAGCGATCTTCGTGCCCACCATCGCCAGGATGGTGTGGGCCAGCGTGAGCCGGCACCGGGTGCAGAACGCGTCGACCTCGCCGCCGACCTTGTGTTGGGTCGCCATGGGTGTGTGCTTCTCGCTTCTCTTTTTGAAGGGGAGGAAAAAGGGCGGCGGAACATAACGGCAAGCGCGCTCGGGAGGAACCCCTTTGTCGGGGCGTGTCACGACGGGGGGGCGAGTGCCTGGATGCCTGGGCTACCTGGAGGCGGAGGGGGGCTCTGGAGCCAGAGCGTTTGCTTGTTCCGGCTGGCGAGGCACGTAGAGTAGGGCCCACGTGGCATCCGAAAACGCACAGAACGCCGAGCAACAGCCCGCGCAGCCCTCGCTCCTGACCCAGTCCATCGAGGGCGTGGGCCGCGGTGCCATCTCCGCGGTGGAGGAGCTGGGGCACCTGGCCACCCTCGGGGTGGAGGTGGTGCGCTGGGGGGTGCGCCGGCCGTATCGCTGGCAGAACCTCTTCTTCCAGCTGGACTTCGTGGGGGTGGGCAGCGTCTTCATCGTGCTGCTCACCGGCCTGTTCACCGGCATGGTGTTCGCCCACCAGTCCTCGCGGGCCTTCGAGATGTTCGACGCGCAGAGCCTCGTGGGCCCCACGGTGGCCCTCACCCTCACGCGCGAGCTGGCCCCCGTCTTCTCCGCGCTGATGGTCACCATGCGCGCCGGCTCCGCCATGTGCACCGAGCTGGGCACCATGCGCGTCACCGAGCAGGTGGACGCCCTGGAGACCATGGCCGTCAACCCCATCCAGTACCTCCTGGTGCCCCGGGTGCTGGCTGGCCTCCTCATGGTGCCCCTGCTCACGCTGCTCTTCGACACCTCGGGCATCTTCGGGGCCTACATCGTCTCGGTGGGCACCCAGGGCGTGTCCGCCGGTACCTTCATCAGCCGCACCCAGCAGTGGTTGGATCCCATCGACGTCTACGAGGGCCTCATCAAGGGCGCCGTCTTCGGCCTGGCGGTGGCGCTCGTGTGCTGCTTCAAGGGCTTCAACGCCACGGGCGGCGCCAAGGGCGTGGGCCAGGCCACCACCGAGGCCATGGTCTCCAGCGCCCTCTCCATCTTCATCCTCGACTTCATCGTCGGGGTGCTCCTGCACTGATGGCCGATCCAAGCTCCCGGCCGATGATCGAGATCTCCGGCCTGCACAAGTCCTTCGGTGTGCACAAGGTCCTCACGGGGATCGATCTCGCCGTGCCCGCGGGCAGCACCTGCGTCATCCTCGGCGGCTCGGGCTCGGGCAAGACGGTGCTGATGAAGCACATGATCGGCCTGCTCAAGCCCGACGAGGGGCGGGTGGTCATCGACGGCGAGGACATCGTCCCCATGGGCGCCCAGGAGCTGGAGCGGGTGCGCCACAAGTTCGGCATGGTGTTCCAGGCCGCCGCCCTCTTCGACTCCATGGACGTCTACGACAACGTGGCGTTCCCCCTGCGCGAGCACCGCGGCCTGTCCGAGGAGGAGATCCGCAAGCTGGTCCGCTCGAAGCTGGATCTCATGGGCCTGCCGCAGAGCGCCGAGCACAAGTTCCCGGCGGACCTGTCCGGCGGCATGCGCAAGCGCGTGGGCCTGGCGCGCGCCATCGTGATGAATCCGAAGATCGTCCTCTACGACGAGCCCACCACGGGGCTGGATCCCATCACCACCGACTACGTGGACGAGATGATCCTCGCGGCCCAGCGGGAGCTGGGCATTACGAGCGTGGTCATCAGCCACGACATCGCCTCGGCCTTCAACATCGCCGACCAGATCGCCTTCCTCAACAAGGGCGTCATCCTGGAGCAGGGGCCCCCGGAGCAGCTACGCTCCTCCCAGCACCCCGCCGTGAAGGTCTTCCTCCAGACCTGGTTCGGAAAGAATGATTAGGAGTCACACCCGGTGAAGAAGCTCGTCACACCGTTCCGAGTAGGCCTGCTGGTGCTCGTCGCCGGAGGGTTCCTCTTTGGCTTCATCCTGTTCACCCGCAAGGGGGGCTGGGTGAGGACGAGGCCCTCCAGGCCTACGCCTACTTCCGGGACGCCTCGGGCCTGGGGCCCAAGAGCCGCATCCAGATCGCCGGTCTCCCCGTGGGCGAGGTGGAGAGCATCAAGCTGGAGGGCACGCGCGCCAGGGTGACGGTGCGCATCCGCCGCGACATCCCCATGTTCGAGGACGCCACGCTGGCCAAGCGCTCGGAGTCCCTGCTGGGTGACTACCTGCTGGATCTCAACCCCGGCACGGAGATGGCGCCCCCCTGAAGGAGGGCGGGGAGATCCGCCGGGTCATCGACGTGCAGGGCATGGAGGCCGTGTTCGCCTCGCTCAGTCAGATCACCTCGGACATCCAGCAGGTGACGGGCGCGCTGCGTGACGTGCTCGGCGGCGACAAGGGCGCCGGCTCCATGGAGCGGATCGTGGAGAACCTGGTGCGCGTGTCGGACGCGGTGGATCTGACGGTGCGCGCCAGCTCCGAGCGCCTGGACGCCATCCTGCGCAACGTGGAGGGCGTGAGCTCGGACGTGCGGGGCATCACCGCCTCCAACGAGCAGAGCGTCAACAACATCGTCCACAACATCGAGTTCATCACCCGCGACACCCGCGAGGTGCTGTCGATGGTGAACAAGCTGGTGGGCAGCGGCGGGGAAGGGGACCTGAAGGACAGCGTGGCCAGCCTCAAGCAGACGATGAGCCGGCTGGACAGAACGCTGGCCAACCTGGAGGACGTCACCACCAAGGTGAAGAACGGCGAGGGCGCCGTGGGCACGCTGCTCACCGACAAGCGCCTGGGCCAGAAGCTGTCCGAGTCCGTGGAGGACCTCTCCGACTTCTCCTCCAAGCTCACCGGCCTCCAGACGGAAGTGGGCCTGCAGGCCACCTACCTGATGGAGCAGGGCTCCTCGAAGAACATGCTGACGCTGCGGCTGGCTCCCAAGCCGGACAAGTACTACCTGCTGGAGCTGGTGGATGATCCGCGCGGCACCACCGAGACGCAGTACGTCCAGGCCAACCCGCCCTCCTCGGGCGAGCCCGTGGTGCAGAAGCAGACCATCACCAAGGAGTCCTTCAAGTTCAGCGCCCAGTTCGCCAAGCGCTACTACTTCACCACGCTGCGCTTCGGCATCATCGAGTCCACCGGCGGCGTGGGCGCGGACTTCCACTTCTTCAAGGACCACCTGACGCTGAAGCTGGACGCCTTCAACTTCTCCGTGGCCGAGCTGCGCTACCCCCGCATCCGCGCCTCGCTCAGGGCCCAGGCGTTCGACCGGCTCTTCGTCGTGGCCGGCATGGACGACGTCCTCAATGACCCCCGGCGCGACACCAATACCCGCCGGATGCTCGCCGGCCGGGACTTCTTCTTCGGTGGCGGCATCTACTTCACGGACGATGACCTGAAGGCCATGCTGCCCGTGCTTCCCACGCCCTGAGTGTGGGTCCGGCACCAGATGGCTTGACCTGACCGGGTCAAAAGTCGTACCTCGCCACGGCACGGGCGGTCCCCTGGGAGCCCCGTGCCTGGTTCTCGAAGGCCCCTCTCCCTGGAAGCCCCATGTCTCTTCTCGTCGTTGGCTCGGTCGCGCTGGATTCGGTGGAAACCCCCTTCGGTCTGAAGGAGGACGTCCTCGGCGGCTCCGCCACCTACTTCTCCACCTCGGCCTCCTTCTTCGCCCCCACCCAGGTGGTGGCCGTCGTCGGTGAGGACTTCCCCCAGGCCCACCTGGACTTCCTCAAGGCCCGGGGCGTGGACCTCGAGGGCGTCACCCGGGAGAAGGGCCGCACCTTCCGGTGGAAGGGCCGCTACGGCTTCCAGCTCAACGAGGCCGAGACGCTCGACACCCAGCTCAACGTCTTCCAGTCCTTCTCGCCCCGTCTGCCCGAGAAGTACCGCGACGCCCAGTACGTCTTCCTCGGCAACATCCACCCCGAGCTCCAGTCCCAGGTGGTGGATCAGGTGAAGGCGCCCAAGCTGGTGGCCGCCGACACCATGAACTTCTGGATCAACGGCAGCCGGCCCGCGCTCCTCAAGACGCTCAAGCGCGTCAACCTGCTCTTCGTCAACGACGGCGAGGCGCGCCAGCTCACCGGCGAGCACAACATCGTCCGCGCCGCCCGCGCCATCCTCGACATGGGCCCCCAGCGCGTGGTGATCAAGCGCGGCGAGTACGGCGCGCTCCTCTTCGAGAAGGAGCACACCTTCGCCTGCCCGGCCATGCCCATCGCCGACGTGTTCGATCCCACCGGCGCCGGGGACACCTTCGCCGGCGGCTTCATGGGCACGCTCGCCATCGCCAGCCAGGTGAACACCGAGACGCTGCGCCGCGCCATGGTCATGGGCAGCGTCATGGCCTCCTTCACCGTGGAGAAGTTCAGCCTCGAGCGCCTGCGCGAGGTGACCCGCTCGGAGATCCGCGCCCGCTTCTCCGACTTCAAGCGCCTCACCCACTTCGAGGACCTCGGCCCCCTGGAGGGCTGAGCGCTGGCTCCGGGGTGTGGGGCAGAATGCCCCCACCCTGGCTTGACGGATTTTTCCGCTGTCCCTATCCTTGGTTCCCGCGATTCCCGATTCCTGGGGAAGCGCCTGGGGCTGTCGGGGATCGCCCGGCGGCCGAGCAGCGCGGAGGACGCCGGGGTTGCGGACGGATAACCGAAAGCACGCACGTTTCCCCTCGCGCCTGCGGTGCTGGTGCGAGGCGGAGAACATCACGCTCTACGCGCGGATCGCGAATCTGAGCGAGGGTGGATTGTTCCTCCAGACGCATACCCCGCTTGCGTTGGGGCGGCGGACACTGCTGAGGTTGAGCGGCGGCGAGGTGCGCGAGGTCATGGCCGAGGCGACGGTGGTGTGGAGCCGGCCGCAGCGGCAGGACAAGGGGCCGCCGGGGATGGGGCTGAAGTTCGAAGCGCTGGATTCTGGCGCGCAGGCACTGCTGCGGCGCATCATCTCCGAAGAGCAGCGAGGGGTCGCGTTCGGTAGCTGAACACCGGACGTGGGCACCGGCGAGAACCCACCATGCGAATCGCGATCATCTCCGACGTCCACTCCAACATCGAGGCCCTGACGGAGGTGCTGCGGGTCGCCGAAGAGCAGAAGGTGGACCGCATCGTCTCGCTCGGGGACATCGTGGGTTATGGGGCCTCGCCCAACGCGTGCTGCGACCTGGTGCGCTCGGTGACCGAGGTGACGCTGCTGGGCAACCACGACGCGGC
The sequence above is drawn from the Archangium gephyra genome and encodes:
- a CDS encoding MCE family protein, whose protein sequence is MEAVFASLSQITSDIQQVTGALRDVLGGDKGAGSMERIVENLVRVSDAVDLTVRASSERLDAILRNVEGVSSDVRGITASNEQSVNNIVHNIEFITRDTREVLSMVNKLVGSGGEGDLKDSVASLKQTMSRLDRTLANLEDVTTKVKNGEGAVGTLLTDKRLGQKLSESVEDLSDFSSKLTGLQTEVGLQATYLMEQGSSKNMLTLRLAPKPDKYYLLELVDDPRGTTETQYVQANPPSSGEPVVQKQTITKESFKFSAQFAKRYYFTTLRFGIIESTGGVGADFHFFKDHLTLKLDAFNFSVAELRYPRIRASLRAQAFDRLFVVAGMDDVLNDPRRDTNTRRMLAGRDFFFGGGIYFTDDDLKAMLPVLPTP
- a CDS encoding TIGR02266 family protein, coding for MRTDNRKHARFPSRLRCWCEAENITLYARIANLSEGGLFLQTHTPLALGRRTLLRLSGGEVREVMAEATVVWSRPQRQDKGPPGMGLKFEALDSGAQALLRRIISEEQRGVAFGS
- a CDS encoding ABC transporter ATP-binding protein, with the translated sequence MIEISGLHKSFGVHKVLTGIDLAVPAGSTCVILGGSGSGKTVLMKHMIGLLKPDEGRVVIDGEDIVPMGAQELERVRHKFGMVFQAAALFDSMDVYDNVAFPLREHRGLSEEEIRKLVRSKLDLMGLPQSAEHKFPADLSGGMRKRVGLARAIVMNPKIVLYDEPTTGLDPITTDYVDEMILAAQRELGITSVVISHDIASAFNIADQIAFLNKGVILEQGPPEQLRSSQHPAVKVFLQTWFGKND
- a CDS encoding PfkB family carbohydrate kinase, encoding MSLLVVGSVALDSVETPFGLKEDVLGGSATYFSTSASFFAPTQVVAVVGEDFPQAHLDFLKARGVDLEGVTREKGRTFRWKGRYGFQLNEAETLDTQLNVFQSFSPRLPEKYRDAQYVFLGNIHPELQSQVVDQVKAPKLVAADTMNFWINGSRPALLKTLKRVNLLFVNDGEARQLTGEHNIVRAARAILDMGPQRVVIKRGEYGALLFEKEHTFACPAMPIADVFDPTGAGDTFAGGFMGTLAIASQVNTETLRRAMVMGSVMASFTVEKFSLERLREVTRSEIRARFSDFKRLTHFEDLGPLEG
- a CDS encoding MlaE family ABC transporter permease; protein product: MASENAQNAEQQPAQPSLLTQSIEGVGRGAISAVEELGHLATLGVEVVRWGVRRPYRWQNLFFQLDFVGVGSVFIVLLTGLFTGMVFAHQSSRAFEMFDAQSLVGPTVALTLTRELAPVFSALMVTMRAGSAMCTELGTMRVTEQVDALETMAVNPIQYLLVPRVLAGLLMVPLLTLLFDTSGIFGAYIVSVGTQGVSAGTFISRTQQWLDPIDVYEGLIKGAVFGLAVALVCCFKGFNATGGAKGVGQATTEAMVSSALSIFILDFIVGVLLH
- a CDS encoding MlaD family protein, producing MAGLPVGEVESIKLEGTRARVTVRIRRDIPMFEDATLAKRSESLLGDYLLDLNPGTEMAPP